A stretch of the Ornithodoros turicata isolate Travis chromosome 4, ASM3712646v1, whole genome shotgun sequence genome encodes the following:
- the LOC135392556 gene encoding TNF receptor-associated factor 3-like → MPRPAILAGFASSVYYKPFDFVDDIPEARFCQLCGVLPMAIHMLECTHGFCQVCYAALPQKALWCPLDRYDSDPANVKTYVLSENKLLQYDVRCWNSGDGCLFVGNYRAMMAHFFAYCFQHSVNCPRCDSKVLQKEMLQHYKGECRGPPAQRRLLPHDRFSWGAAPHIVPHV, encoded by the coding sequence ATGCCCCGTCCAGCCATCCTTGCGGGCTTCGCATCGAGCGTGTACTACAAACCCTTCGACTTCGTGGACGACATCCCTGAAGCGCGCTTCTGCCAGCTGTGCGGAGTGCTGCCCATGGCTATACACATGCTCGAGTGCACTCATGGATTCTGCCAAGTGTGCTACGCTGCGCTGCCCCAGAAAGCCCTCTGGTGCCCATTGGATCGATATGACTCTGACCCTGCCAATGTAAAAACTTACGTCCTCAGCGAAAACAAGCTCTTGCAGTATGACGTGCGCTGCTGGAACTCGGGAGACGGTTGTCTCTTTGTGGGTAACTATCGCGCGATGATGGCTCATTTCTTCGCCTATTGTTTTCAGCACTCAGTGAACTGTCCTCGTTGCGACAGTAAAGTTCTTCAAAAAGAAATGCTCCAGCACTACAAAGGGGAGTGTCGAGGTCCACCTGCTCAGCGACGACTGCTCCCACACGACAGATTCTCCTGGGGTGCAGCTCCGCACATTGTGCCGCACGTTTAG
- the LOC135392555 gene encoding uncharacterized protein LOC135392555 produces the protein MPSGTVLTGFSADVDWRPLQFVQAMAGVRFCDLCGVLPRNLHLLECTHGFCHHCFNQLLVKPCKCPFDKRRFTAREVQTFEFTESELLQFEVHCWNYADGCDFVGDYLSMTSHFLNDCSRHSVGCPRCKYRVRRSEILEHNSTECKGPCAEQGMNMSHGKDFVADDIVRVSQDMQRRVMSFCNDQETLQNKVNALSSSIKCLGKKLLQVKKVAENAVNACNVQKQDALRAVQVSVSGDERKVTNKILSHVGVSNPAAAKGKEEEETAGGVTGPRGLGRPRSSTRRKGRRKSNRQR, from the coding sequence ATGCCCAGCGGAACCGTACTTACGGGATTCTCAGCAGACGTTGACTGGCGACCACTTCAGTTTGTCCAGGCAATGGCTGGGGTACGCTTCTGCGATTTGTGCGGAGTTTTGCCGAGAAACCTGCACCTCCTTGAATGCACCCATGGATTCTGCCATCACTGCTTCAACCAGCTGCTTGTGAAACCCTGCAAGTGCCCGTTTGACAAACGTCGCTTCACAGCCAGAGAGGTGCAAACCTTCGAGTTCACCGAGAGCGAACTGTTGCAGTTCGAAGTCCACTGCTGGAACTACGCCGACGGTTGCGATTTTGTAGGTGATTACCTCTCAATGACATCTCATTTTCTCAACGACTGCTCTCGGCATTCAGTTGGCTGTCCTCGTTGCAAGTACAGAGTTCGTCGCAGTGAAATCCTTGAGCACAACAGCACAGAATGCAAGGGTCCGTGTGCTGAACAAGGAATGAACATGTCTCACGGCAAGgacttcgtagcagacgatatTGTTCGAGTAAGCCAAGATATGCAGCGTAGAGTGATGTCGTTCTGCAACGATCAGGAGACCTTGCAAAATAAAGTGAACGCTTTATCCTCAAGTATCAAATGCTTGGGAAAGAAGCTGCTACAGGTGAAAAAGGTCGCGGAAAACGCTGTCAATGCGTGCAACGTACAGAAACAAGATGCACTTCGTGCCGTTCAGGTCAGTGTCTCAGGGGACGAGAGAAAAGTGACCAACAAAATTTTAAGTCATGTCGGAGTATCAAACCCCGCGGCAGCGAaagggaaggaggaggaggaaacagCGGGTGGTGTGACTGGACCACGTGGTCTGGGCAGACCAAGAAGCAGCACAAGAAGAAAAGGACGAAGAAAAAGTAATAGGCAACGGTAA